Proteins from a genomic interval of Diprion similis isolate iyDipSimi1 chromosome 10, iyDipSimi1.1, whole genome shotgun sequence:
- the LOC124411867 gene encoding dynein-1-beta heavy chain, flagellar inner arm I1 complex isoform X1, which translates to MLGKKDISNGAEKGIDRTKKMDKPPADPHREYLDMDTDEEEFGKPETPEPEEEPPPEPEKPIFTDQELQQLEQYAKDFTILPALDASDWNENCCKVIREFFQDPTKIILTIFYDVDALKALLDFPSDAIEGLTYFLRSPWQIYTPENFHSTIKFGSISGSIENCVLKIMENAYALGIFNSKDWPSVQRNNIFTNTHNLLTKLTDTTYKLMGLTILYVPKEETDFNAIQKVKEHNHFVLVAADDESNEGAWEDSENVDGAKDEGELLGRLETVANFWIRQIREAIADQNPASKLARVTDELTFWNYRYDNLRGLRSQLQNDGVICIVEKLENVKFTSIRQFYDLSKSLQSAIDEAVSNINYLDLLSDPCTALEIPEIRDEQIAEILHLIGYIWLESPFFNTKDKIESLCQALSTQIVGACRESIDLKMIFQGETIESKKTVEVCISCCEKYKNIYDEHVKIIFNIIRDEIRWEVDRENVFNCVDAFITRCQDVIEICDTIVVFGRSSKSVSFGGSNGARYESDCNKIENLFYENLQAIENVQQEILDVAEATWIEHMTLFRHQVTELEVMVKNLINSIFADTNCIKESIEALYTLQRYNQRECINELLHLKLVDIWMNFDEEIQQCKQDIIDHSREYHSSTPYYSGRASMLRIRQTRLTSHQTTLIDASDWLGDCDAQIPVLRNYKKLVSAIANEEKLLFDEWEKMMDDEKNLTSIFGEPLLRRIKSKFGPIEVNMDYRLLDTLEETKVWISLNFEVRASLKKLSTKLLTIKLRYEGAVLLCRSYNRTFERISNDDERLLFSELLKNLDNCVIPGFDKITWNSPDVEKFYADSTVEILNLQEFFELYEKANLRIDHYFEEIANVKFLQASDDVTYQVNDFCTALEINKAEGMCKVTKSCDNILRLLKGMKEGFEIDFEEVIQHWNKFIEAKDLKLKESLCLAVINSLRTTLRLIKGDGINISKALFRVKVDYIGDELIIPEDIEKIEEIFNNTFNSLINVIKPLELLSKKLNVEVRNDATEFWESIEQHDSCKNIQDEINSEIEDLKRSITKYVNSTECFKEVSVIDITQIVQYYAANEPSREILESDIRRCTKLADSIENHGNEVIIDFLELDMKDAKLKMIEKCESWREILFIELSKVIVAEQKFSAATPTPPEELSLCSYEASNDSDS; encoded by the exons ATGCTCGGGAAAAAAGATATCTCAAATGGAGCTGAGAAGGGAATTGACAGAACTAAGAAAATGGATAAACCTCCGGCTGATCCGCACAGAGAGTATCTGGATATGGATACTGATGAAGAAGAGTTTGGAAAACCAG AAACACCGGAACCGGAGGAAGAGCCACCACCAGAACCTGAAAAGCCAATATTTACAGACCAAGAGCTACAACAGCTT gAACAATATGCGAAAGACTTCACTATTCTACCTGCCTTAGATGCCTCAGATTGGAATGAAAACTGCTGTAAAGTGATtcgcgaattttttcaagatccAACAAAAATTATACTGACTATTTTCTATGATGTTGATGCATTGAAAGCTCTCCTTGATTTTCCATCCGATGCGATCGAAGGTCTCACCTATTTTCTTAGATCACCGTGGCAGATTTATAcacctgaaaattttcactccacCATTAAATTTGGCAGTATTAGTGGAAGCATTGAAAATTGTGTActgaaaattatggaaaatgcTTACGCACTTGGGATATTCAACAGCAAAGACTGGCCATCCG TCCAgaggaacaatattttcacaaatacTCACAACCTGCTGACAAAATTAACCGATACAACATACAAATTAATGGGACTCACTATTTTGTATGTTCCAAAAGAAGAAACGGATTTTAACGCAATTCAGAAAGTTAAGGAACATAATCATTTTGTGCTCGTTGCTGCCGATGATGAATCGAACGAAGGAGCGTGGGAGGATAGTGAAAACGTAGACGGAGCCAAAGACGAGGGGGAATTACTAGGCAGATTAGAAACTGTAGCCAATTTTTGGATTCGACAAATCAGGGAAGCAATTGCTGATCAAAACCCTGCTAGCAAGTTGGCTAGAGTTACAGATGAATTAACTTTCTGGAATTACAGAT ATGATAATTTACGTGGGCTTCGTTCTCAGCTGCAAAATGACGGCGTTATTtgcattgttgaaaaattagagaacGTTAAATTTACAAGTATCAGACAATTCTATGATCTGAGTAAAAGTCTACAGAGTGCGATCGACGAAGCCGTTTCTAACATCAATTATCTTGACTTATTATCTGATCCTTGTACGGCGTTAGAAATTCCTGAAATACGGGATGAACAAATTGCAGAGATCTTGCATTTGATCGGTTACATTTGGCTTGAATCgccatttttcaatacaaa GGATAAGATAGAAAGTCTTTGTCAAGCTTTGAGCACTCAAATTGTTGGAGCGTGTAGAGAATCGATTGATTTGAAGATGATATTTCAAGGCGAAACGatagaaagcaaaaaaacagTTGAAGTATGCATCAGTTGTTGCGAAAAATATAAGAACATTTATGACGAG CAcgtcaaaatcatttttaatatcatcCGTGATGAAATCAGGTGGGAAGTCGACAGGGAAAATGTGTTCAATTGTGTCGACGCGTTCATCACACGGTGCCAGGACGTTATTGAAATTTGTGATACAATTGTTGTGTTCGGAAG ATCTTCTAAATCCGTCAGTTTTGGCGGATCGAACGGAGCTCGGTATGAAAGTGATTGTAACAAGATAGAAAATTTGTTCTACGAAAACTTGCAGGCTATCGAAAATGTCCAACAAGAGATACTCGATGTCGCCGAAGCGACTTGGATAGAACACATGACTTTATTTCGACATCAAGTAACCGAGCTTGAAGTTATGGTTAAGAATCTTATTAACAGTATCTTTGCTGACACAAACTGCATCAAAGAGAGTATCGAGGCACTTTATACCTTGCAACGGTACAATCAGCGTGAATGTATCAACGAACTTCTGCATCTGAAGTTGGTGGAT AtttggatgaattttgatgagGAAATACAGCAGTGTAAGCAAGATATTATAGACCATAGCCGAGAGTACCATTCTTCGACTCCGTATTATTCAGGACGAGCGTCTATGTTGCGAATACGACAAACTAGACTCACGTCGCATCAAACTACTTTGATCGATGCTTCTGATTGGCTTGGAGACTGTGACGCTCAAAT ACCTGTattgagaaattataaaaagttaGTGTCAGCCATTGCAAATGAGGAAAAACTGCTGTTCGACGAATGGGAAAAAATGATGGACGATGAAAAGAACTTGACTAGTATTTTTGGGGAGCCGCTTTTACGTCGAATCAAATCCAAATTTGGACCGATTGAAGTGAACATGGACTACCGCCTTTTGGACACATTGGAAGAAACTAAagt atggatttcgttgaattttgaagTTAGAGCAtcgttaaaaaagttatcaactaAGTTGTTGACCATAAAATTGCGATACGAAGGAGCGGTGTTATTGTGCAGAAGTTACAACAGAACTTTTGAACGCATATCAAATGACGATGAACGTTTGTTGTTCAGTGagcttttgaaaaatctcgacAATTGTGTAATACCTggatttgataaaattactTGGAATTCCCCAGACGTTGAGAAATTCTACGCGGATTCTACTGTCGAAATACTGAAC cttCAAGAGTTTTTTGAACTGTACGAAAAGGCTAATTTACGAATCGACCATTACTTTGAAGAAATCGCAAACGTAAAATTTCTCCAAGCATCCGACGACGTAACTTATCAAGTGAACGATTTTTGCACTGCTTTGGAAATTAATAA GGCAGAGGGAATGTGCAAAGTTACAAAATCTTGTGATAATATTCTGCGATTATTAAAAGGAATGAAAGAAGGCTTTGAAATAGACTTTGAGGAG GTAATACAGCACTGGAACAAGTTTATTGAAgccaaagatttgaaattgaaagaatcgCTTTGTTTAGCTGTGATAAATTCGTTACGAACTACCTTGAGATTAATTAAAGGGGATGGAATCAATATCAGCAAGGCTTTGTTCCGAGTCAAAGTTGATTATATCGGTGATGAG CTGATTATTCCTGAGGACATTGAGAAGATCgaagaaatattcaataatacgTTTAATTCTTTAATAAACGTTATAAAACCATTAGAATTGCTCTCAAAAAAGTTAAACGTTGAGGTTCGCAATGATGCTACAGaattctgggaatcgatcgaaCAGCACGATTCTTGTAAAAATATACAGGATGAAATCAACTCAG AAATTGAAGATTTAAAAAGATCGATAACTAAGTACGTAAATTCTACAGAATGTTTTAAGGAAGTATCAGTGATCGACATCACACAAATTGTTCAGTATTACGCGGCAAACGAGCCAAGCAGAGAAATACTTGAAAGTGATATACGGCG ATGTACGAAATTGGCAGATTCTATCGAAAACCATGGAAACGAGGTGATCATTGATTTTTTAGAGTTGGATATGAAAGACGCGAAACTGAAAATGATTGAGAAGTGTGAATCTTGGagagaaatattgtttatagAATTGAGCAAAGTCATTGTAGCTGAACAGAAGTTTTCTGCTGCTACACCAACTCCGCCGGAAGAATTGAGTTTGTGCAGTTACGAGGCGAGTAACGATAGCGATTCATAA
- the LOC124411867 gene encoding dynein-1-beta heavy chain, flagellar inner arm I1 complex isoform X2, which translates to MLGKKDISNGAEKGIDRTKKMDKPPADPHREYLDMDTDEEEFGKPETPEPEEEPPPEPEKPIFTDQELQQLEQYAKDFTILPALDASDWNENCCKVIREFFQDPTKIILTIFYDVDALKALLDFPSDAIEGLTYFLRSPWQIYTPENFHSTIKFGSISGSIENCVLKIMENAYALGIFNSKDWPSVQRNNIFTNTHNLLTKLTDTTYKLMGLTILYVPKEETDFNAIQKVKEHNHFVLVAADDESNEGAWEDSENVDGAKDEGELLGRLETVANFWIRQIREAIADQNPASKLARVTDELTFWNYRYDNLRGLRSQLQNDGVICIVEKLENVKFTSIRQFYDLSKSLQSAIDEAVSNINYLDLLSDPCTALEIPEIRDEQIAEILHLIGYIWLESPFFNTKDKIESLCQALSTQIVGACRESIDLKMIFQGETIESKKTVEVCISCCEKYKNIYDEHVKIIFNIIRDEIRWEVDRENVFNCVDAFITRCQDVIEICDTIVVFGRSSKSVSFGGSNGARYESDCNKIENLFYENLQAIENVQQEILDVAEATWIEHMTLFRHQVTELEVMVKNLINSIFADTNCIKESIEALYTLQRYNQRECINELLHLKLVDIWMNFDEEIQQCKQDIIDHSREYHSSTPYYSGRASMLRIRQTRLTSHQTTLIDASDWLGDCDAQIPVLRNYKKLVSAIANEEKLLFDEWEKMMDDEKNLTSIFGEPLLRRIKSKFGPIEVNMDYRLLDTLEETKVWISLNFEVRASLKKLSTKLLTIKLRYEGAVLLCRSYNRTFERISNDDERLLFSELLKNLDNCVIPGFDKITWNSPDVEKFYADSTVEILNLQEFFELYEKANLRIDHYFEEIANVKFLQASDDVTYQVNDFCTALEINKAEGMCKVTKSCDNILRLLKGMKEGFEIDFEEVIQHWNKFIEAKDLKLKESLCLAVINSLRTTLRLIKGDGINISKALFRVKVDYIGDELIIPEDIEKIEEIFNNTFNSLINVIKPLELLSKKLNVEVRNDATEFWESIEQHDSCKNIQDEINSECFKEVSVIDITQIVQYYAANEPSREILESDIRRCTKLADSIENHGNEVIIDFLELDMKDAKLKMIEKCESWREILFIELSKVIVAEQKFSAATPTPPEELSLCSYEASNDSDS; encoded by the exons ATGCTCGGGAAAAAAGATATCTCAAATGGAGCTGAGAAGGGAATTGACAGAACTAAGAAAATGGATAAACCTCCGGCTGATCCGCACAGAGAGTATCTGGATATGGATACTGATGAAGAAGAGTTTGGAAAACCAG AAACACCGGAACCGGAGGAAGAGCCACCACCAGAACCTGAAAAGCCAATATTTACAGACCAAGAGCTACAACAGCTT gAACAATATGCGAAAGACTTCACTATTCTACCTGCCTTAGATGCCTCAGATTGGAATGAAAACTGCTGTAAAGTGATtcgcgaattttttcaagatccAACAAAAATTATACTGACTATTTTCTATGATGTTGATGCATTGAAAGCTCTCCTTGATTTTCCATCCGATGCGATCGAAGGTCTCACCTATTTTCTTAGATCACCGTGGCAGATTTATAcacctgaaaattttcactccacCATTAAATTTGGCAGTATTAGTGGAAGCATTGAAAATTGTGTActgaaaattatggaaaatgcTTACGCACTTGGGATATTCAACAGCAAAGACTGGCCATCCG TCCAgaggaacaatattttcacaaatacTCACAACCTGCTGACAAAATTAACCGATACAACATACAAATTAATGGGACTCACTATTTTGTATGTTCCAAAAGAAGAAACGGATTTTAACGCAATTCAGAAAGTTAAGGAACATAATCATTTTGTGCTCGTTGCTGCCGATGATGAATCGAACGAAGGAGCGTGGGAGGATAGTGAAAACGTAGACGGAGCCAAAGACGAGGGGGAATTACTAGGCAGATTAGAAACTGTAGCCAATTTTTGGATTCGACAAATCAGGGAAGCAATTGCTGATCAAAACCCTGCTAGCAAGTTGGCTAGAGTTACAGATGAATTAACTTTCTGGAATTACAGAT ATGATAATTTACGTGGGCTTCGTTCTCAGCTGCAAAATGACGGCGTTATTtgcattgttgaaaaattagagaacGTTAAATTTACAAGTATCAGACAATTCTATGATCTGAGTAAAAGTCTACAGAGTGCGATCGACGAAGCCGTTTCTAACATCAATTATCTTGACTTATTATCTGATCCTTGTACGGCGTTAGAAATTCCTGAAATACGGGATGAACAAATTGCAGAGATCTTGCATTTGATCGGTTACATTTGGCTTGAATCgccatttttcaatacaaa GGATAAGATAGAAAGTCTTTGTCAAGCTTTGAGCACTCAAATTGTTGGAGCGTGTAGAGAATCGATTGATTTGAAGATGATATTTCAAGGCGAAACGatagaaagcaaaaaaacagTTGAAGTATGCATCAGTTGTTGCGAAAAATATAAGAACATTTATGACGAG CAcgtcaaaatcatttttaatatcatcCGTGATGAAATCAGGTGGGAAGTCGACAGGGAAAATGTGTTCAATTGTGTCGACGCGTTCATCACACGGTGCCAGGACGTTATTGAAATTTGTGATACAATTGTTGTGTTCGGAAG ATCTTCTAAATCCGTCAGTTTTGGCGGATCGAACGGAGCTCGGTATGAAAGTGATTGTAACAAGATAGAAAATTTGTTCTACGAAAACTTGCAGGCTATCGAAAATGTCCAACAAGAGATACTCGATGTCGCCGAAGCGACTTGGATAGAACACATGACTTTATTTCGACATCAAGTAACCGAGCTTGAAGTTATGGTTAAGAATCTTATTAACAGTATCTTTGCTGACACAAACTGCATCAAAGAGAGTATCGAGGCACTTTATACCTTGCAACGGTACAATCAGCGTGAATGTATCAACGAACTTCTGCATCTGAAGTTGGTGGAT AtttggatgaattttgatgagGAAATACAGCAGTGTAAGCAAGATATTATAGACCATAGCCGAGAGTACCATTCTTCGACTCCGTATTATTCAGGACGAGCGTCTATGTTGCGAATACGACAAACTAGACTCACGTCGCATCAAACTACTTTGATCGATGCTTCTGATTGGCTTGGAGACTGTGACGCTCAAAT ACCTGTattgagaaattataaaaagttaGTGTCAGCCATTGCAAATGAGGAAAAACTGCTGTTCGACGAATGGGAAAAAATGATGGACGATGAAAAGAACTTGACTAGTATTTTTGGGGAGCCGCTTTTACGTCGAATCAAATCCAAATTTGGACCGATTGAAGTGAACATGGACTACCGCCTTTTGGACACATTGGAAGAAACTAAagt atggatttcgttgaattttgaagTTAGAGCAtcgttaaaaaagttatcaactaAGTTGTTGACCATAAAATTGCGATACGAAGGAGCGGTGTTATTGTGCAGAAGTTACAACAGAACTTTTGAACGCATATCAAATGACGATGAACGTTTGTTGTTCAGTGagcttttgaaaaatctcgacAATTGTGTAATACCTggatttgataaaattactTGGAATTCCCCAGACGTTGAGAAATTCTACGCGGATTCTACTGTCGAAATACTGAAC cttCAAGAGTTTTTTGAACTGTACGAAAAGGCTAATTTACGAATCGACCATTACTTTGAAGAAATCGCAAACGTAAAATTTCTCCAAGCATCCGACGACGTAACTTATCAAGTGAACGATTTTTGCACTGCTTTGGAAATTAATAA GGCAGAGGGAATGTGCAAAGTTACAAAATCTTGTGATAATATTCTGCGATTATTAAAAGGAATGAAAGAAGGCTTTGAAATAGACTTTGAGGAG GTAATACAGCACTGGAACAAGTTTATTGAAgccaaagatttgaaattgaaagaatcgCTTTGTTTAGCTGTGATAAATTCGTTACGAACTACCTTGAGATTAATTAAAGGGGATGGAATCAATATCAGCAAGGCTTTGTTCCGAGTCAAAGTTGATTATATCGGTGATGAG CTGATTATTCCTGAGGACATTGAGAAGATCgaagaaatattcaataatacgTTTAATTCTTTAATAAACGTTATAAAACCATTAGAATTGCTCTCAAAAAAGTTAAACGTTGAGGTTCGCAATGATGCTACAGaattctgggaatcgatcgaaCAGCACGATTCTTGTAAAAATATACAGGATGAAATCAACTCAG AATGTTTTAAGGAAGTATCAGTGATCGACATCACACAAATTGTTCAGTATTACGCGGCAAACGAGCCAAGCAGAGAAATACTTGAAAGTGATATACGGCG ATGTACGAAATTGGCAGATTCTATCGAAAACCATGGAAACGAGGTGATCATTGATTTTTTAGAGTTGGATATGAAAGACGCGAAACTGAAAATGATTGAGAAGTGTGAATCTTGGagagaaatattgtttatagAATTGAGCAAAGTCATTGTAGCTGAACAGAAGTTTTCTGCTGCTACACCAACTCCGCCGGAAGAATTGAGTTTGTGCAGTTACGAGGCGAGTAACGATAGCGATTCATAA
- the LOC124411867 gene encoding dynein-1-beta heavy chain, flagellar inner arm I1 complex isoform X3, translating to MLTHLGYSTAKTGHPRNNIFTNTHNLLTKLTDTTYKLMGLTILYVPKEETDFNAIQKVKEHNHFVLVAADDESNEGAWEDSENVDGAKDEGELLGRLETVANFWIRQIREAIADQNPASKLARVTDELTFWNYRYDNLRGLRSQLQNDGVICIVEKLENVKFTSIRQFYDLSKSLQSAIDEAVSNINYLDLLSDPCTALEIPEIRDEQIAEILHLIGYIWLESPFFNTKDKIESLCQALSTQIVGACRESIDLKMIFQGETIESKKTVEVCISCCEKYKNIYDEHVKIIFNIIRDEIRWEVDRENVFNCVDAFITRCQDVIEICDTIVVFGRSSKSVSFGGSNGARYESDCNKIENLFYENLQAIENVQQEILDVAEATWIEHMTLFRHQVTELEVMVKNLINSIFADTNCIKESIEALYTLQRYNQRECINELLHLKLVDIWMNFDEEIQQCKQDIIDHSREYHSSTPYYSGRASMLRIRQTRLTSHQTTLIDASDWLGDCDAQIPVLRNYKKLVSAIANEEKLLFDEWEKMMDDEKNLTSIFGEPLLRRIKSKFGPIEVNMDYRLLDTLEETKVWISLNFEVRASLKKLSTKLLTIKLRYEGAVLLCRSYNRTFERISNDDERLLFSELLKNLDNCVIPGFDKITWNSPDVEKFYADSTVEILNLQEFFELYEKANLRIDHYFEEIANVKFLQASDDVTYQVNDFCTALEINKAEGMCKVTKSCDNILRLLKGMKEGFEIDFEEVIQHWNKFIEAKDLKLKESLCLAVINSLRTTLRLIKGDGINISKALFRVKVDYIGDELIIPEDIEKIEEIFNNTFNSLINVIKPLELLSKKLNVEVRNDATEFWESIEQHDSCKNIQDEINSEIEDLKRSITKYVNSTECFKEVSVIDITQIVQYYAANEPSREILESDIRRCTKLADSIENHGNEVIIDFLELDMKDAKLKMIEKCESWREILFIELSKVIVAEQKFSAATPTPPEELSLCSYEASNDSDS from the exons atgcTTACGCACTTGGGATATTCAACAGCAAAGACTGGCCATCCG aggaacaatattttcacaaatacTCACAACCTGCTGACAAAATTAACCGATACAACATACAAATTAATGGGACTCACTATTTTGTATGTTCCAAAAGAAGAAACGGATTTTAACGCAATTCAGAAAGTTAAGGAACATAATCATTTTGTGCTCGTTGCTGCCGATGATGAATCGAACGAAGGAGCGTGGGAGGATAGTGAAAACGTAGACGGAGCCAAAGACGAGGGGGAATTACTAGGCAGATTAGAAACTGTAGCCAATTTTTGGATTCGACAAATCAGGGAAGCAATTGCTGATCAAAACCCTGCTAGCAAGTTGGCTAGAGTTACAGATGAATTAACTTTCTGGAATTACAGAT ATGATAATTTACGTGGGCTTCGTTCTCAGCTGCAAAATGACGGCGTTATTtgcattgttgaaaaattagagaacGTTAAATTTACAAGTATCAGACAATTCTATGATCTGAGTAAAAGTCTACAGAGTGCGATCGACGAAGCCGTTTCTAACATCAATTATCTTGACTTATTATCTGATCCTTGTACGGCGTTAGAAATTCCTGAAATACGGGATGAACAAATTGCAGAGATCTTGCATTTGATCGGTTACATTTGGCTTGAATCgccatttttcaatacaaa GGATAAGATAGAAAGTCTTTGTCAAGCTTTGAGCACTCAAATTGTTGGAGCGTGTAGAGAATCGATTGATTTGAAGATGATATTTCAAGGCGAAACGatagaaagcaaaaaaacagTTGAAGTATGCATCAGTTGTTGCGAAAAATATAAGAACATTTATGACGAG CAcgtcaaaatcatttttaatatcatcCGTGATGAAATCAGGTGGGAAGTCGACAGGGAAAATGTGTTCAATTGTGTCGACGCGTTCATCACACGGTGCCAGGACGTTATTGAAATTTGTGATACAATTGTTGTGTTCGGAAG ATCTTCTAAATCCGTCAGTTTTGGCGGATCGAACGGAGCTCGGTATGAAAGTGATTGTAACAAGATAGAAAATTTGTTCTACGAAAACTTGCAGGCTATCGAAAATGTCCAACAAGAGATACTCGATGTCGCCGAAGCGACTTGGATAGAACACATGACTTTATTTCGACATCAAGTAACCGAGCTTGAAGTTATGGTTAAGAATCTTATTAACAGTATCTTTGCTGACACAAACTGCATCAAAGAGAGTATCGAGGCACTTTATACCTTGCAACGGTACAATCAGCGTGAATGTATCAACGAACTTCTGCATCTGAAGTTGGTGGAT AtttggatgaattttgatgagGAAATACAGCAGTGTAAGCAAGATATTATAGACCATAGCCGAGAGTACCATTCTTCGACTCCGTATTATTCAGGACGAGCGTCTATGTTGCGAATACGACAAACTAGACTCACGTCGCATCAAACTACTTTGATCGATGCTTCTGATTGGCTTGGAGACTGTGACGCTCAAAT ACCTGTattgagaaattataaaaagttaGTGTCAGCCATTGCAAATGAGGAAAAACTGCTGTTCGACGAATGGGAAAAAATGATGGACGATGAAAAGAACTTGACTAGTATTTTTGGGGAGCCGCTTTTACGTCGAATCAAATCCAAATTTGGACCGATTGAAGTGAACATGGACTACCGCCTTTTGGACACATTGGAAGAAACTAAagt atggatttcgttgaattttgaagTTAGAGCAtcgttaaaaaagttatcaactaAGTTGTTGACCATAAAATTGCGATACGAAGGAGCGGTGTTATTGTGCAGAAGTTACAACAGAACTTTTGAACGCATATCAAATGACGATGAACGTTTGTTGTTCAGTGagcttttgaaaaatctcgacAATTGTGTAATACCTggatttgataaaattactTGGAATTCCCCAGACGTTGAGAAATTCTACGCGGATTCTACTGTCGAAATACTGAAC cttCAAGAGTTTTTTGAACTGTACGAAAAGGCTAATTTACGAATCGACCATTACTTTGAAGAAATCGCAAACGTAAAATTTCTCCAAGCATCCGACGACGTAACTTATCAAGTGAACGATTTTTGCACTGCTTTGGAAATTAATAA GGCAGAGGGAATGTGCAAAGTTACAAAATCTTGTGATAATATTCTGCGATTATTAAAAGGAATGAAAGAAGGCTTTGAAATAGACTTTGAGGAG GTAATACAGCACTGGAACAAGTTTATTGAAgccaaagatttgaaattgaaagaatcgCTTTGTTTAGCTGTGATAAATTCGTTACGAACTACCTTGAGATTAATTAAAGGGGATGGAATCAATATCAGCAAGGCTTTGTTCCGAGTCAAAGTTGATTATATCGGTGATGAG CTGATTATTCCTGAGGACATTGAGAAGATCgaagaaatattcaataatacgTTTAATTCTTTAATAAACGTTATAAAACCATTAGAATTGCTCTCAAAAAAGTTAAACGTTGAGGTTCGCAATGATGCTACAGaattctgggaatcgatcgaaCAGCACGATTCTTGTAAAAATATACAGGATGAAATCAACTCAG AAATTGAAGATTTAAAAAGATCGATAACTAAGTACGTAAATTCTACAGAATGTTTTAAGGAAGTATCAGTGATCGACATCACACAAATTGTTCAGTATTACGCGGCAAACGAGCCAAGCAGAGAAATACTTGAAAGTGATATACGGCG ATGTACGAAATTGGCAGATTCTATCGAAAACCATGGAAACGAGGTGATCATTGATTTTTTAGAGTTGGATATGAAAGACGCGAAACTGAAAATGATTGAGAAGTGTGAATCTTGGagagaaatattgtttatagAATTGAGCAAAGTCATTGTAGCTGAACAGAAGTTTTCTGCTGCTACACCAACTCCGCCGGAAGAATTGAGTTTGTGCAGTTACGAGGCGAGTAACGATAGCGATTCATAA